A single genomic interval of Solimonas sp. K1W22B-7 harbors:
- a CDS encoding enoyl-CoA hydratase/isomerase family protein: MTEETATLYAVARGVATLTLNRPNNMNALSAELLDSLGENIERAGADPEVRMMVLTNEGGTFCAGADLKSANQRVPRYSLVQVLDMIQQSPKPVVARIAGHCMGGGVGLAAACDLSIAGDDVKLGFTEVRIGVAPAIISVVCLPKLRHADAMELFLSGEKITATRAAEIGLINYAVPAYLLDSRLAELIDKLVRGGPNALAACKQLVVRVPHMDRKAAFEWTAELSMGLFRAPEAADGIAAFRNRSPAPWVPADA, from the coding sequence ATGACCGAAGAAACAGCCACGCTGTACGCCGTCGCCCGCGGCGTCGCTACCCTCACGCTGAACCGCCCCAACAACATGAACGCGCTCAGCGCGGAACTGCTGGACTCCCTTGGCGAGAACATCGAGCGCGCCGGAGCGGATCCGGAGGTCCGCATGATGGTGCTGACCAACGAGGGCGGCACGTTCTGCGCCGGTGCCGATCTCAAGAGCGCCAACCAGAGAGTTCCGCGCTACTCACTGGTGCAGGTTCTGGACATGATCCAGCAGTCGCCCAAGCCGGTGGTGGCGCGTATCGCGGGCCATTGCATGGGGGGTGGCGTTGGTCTTGCCGCCGCTTGTGACCTGTCGATCGCCGGTGATGACGTCAAGCTTGGATTCACCGAGGTTCGCATCGGTGTGGCCCCGGCAATCATCTCGGTGGTCTGTCTCCCCAAGCTGCGCCATGCCGACGCCATGGAGCTGTTCCTGTCCGGCGAAAAGATCACCGCCACGCGCGCGGCCGAGATCGGCCTGATCAACTATGCGGTTCCGGCCTACTTGCTGGACTCACGTCTGGCAGAGCTTATCGACAAGCTGGTGCGTGGTGGCCCCAATGCGCTGGCCGCCTGCAAGCAGCTGGTGGTGCGCGTGCCGCACATGGACCGCAAGGCTGCCTTCGAATGGACCGCCGAGCTGTCGATGGGTCTGTTCCGCGCGCCAGAGGCCGCCGACGGCATCGCTGCTTTCCGCAACCGCAGCCCGGCGCCCTGGGTCCCCGCGGACGCCTGA
- a CDS encoding SDR family NAD(P)-dependent oxidoreductase, which yields MKLDSSIAAVVTGGASGLGEATARALASQGVKVAIFDINESRGNQVAGEIGGVFCKVDVMSDPGVEAGFAQAREAHGQERILVNCAGSGYPHKTIARDKKTGEIKPFPSDAFAWVLMLNTVGSFRCITRAAAGMAAMEPLENGERGVIISTASVAAEDGQIGQAAYTASKAAITGMTLPIARDLSSEGIRVNTILPGTFNTPLMLSTAEVVRAGLAASVPFPKRLGEPPEYASLVLEIARNGYLNGECIRLDGAIRMAPR from the coding sequence ATGAAGCTCGATTCGAGCATTGCCGCCGTGGTCACCGGCGGTGCCTCCGGCCTCGGCGAGGCTACCGCGCGTGCGCTGGCTTCGCAGGGTGTGAAGGTTGCGATCTTCGACATCAACGAAAGCCGGGGAAACCAGGTCGCCGGCGAGATCGGTGGTGTCTTCTGCAAGGTCGATGTCATGTCCGACCCCGGGGTCGAGGCGGGGTTTGCACAGGCACGCGAGGCTCACGGCCAGGAGCGCATCCTGGTCAACTGCGCGGGCAGTGGCTACCCGCACAAGACGATCGCCCGGGACAAGAAGACCGGCGAGATCAAGCCCTTCCCCAGCGATGCCTTTGCCTGGGTGCTGATGCTCAACACAGTCGGCAGCTTCCGCTGCATCACGCGCGCCGCCGCTGGCATGGCCGCGATGGAACCGCTGGAGAACGGCGAGCGCGGCGTGATCATCAGCACGGCCTCGGTCGCCGCTGAGGACGGTCAGATCGGCCAGGCGGCCTACACCGCCTCCAAGGCAGCGATCACCGGCATGACCCTGCCGATCGCCCGCGATCTGTCCAGCGAGGGCATCCGCGTCAACACCATCCTGCCGGGTACCTTCAACACGCCGCTGATGCTCAGCACGGCCGAAGTCGTACGTGCCGGCCTGGCTGCTTCGGTGCCCTTCCCCAAGCGCCTGGGCGAGCCACCCGAATATGCCTCCCTGGTGCTCGAAATAGCCCGTAACGGCTACCTCAATGGCGAGTGCATCCGCCTCGATGGCGCCATCCGCATGGCCCCGCGCTAA
- a CDS encoding SDR family NAD(P)-dependent oxidoreductase yields MTIRFDNRVAIVTGAGNGLGRSHALALAARGAKVVINDLGGARDGTGAGQSAAENVAQEIVAAGGEAIANRANVTRPDEVAAMVAAAVEKWGRVDILINNAGILRDKSFAKMEVEDFRLVIDVHLNGAAICSKAVWSIMREQGYGRIVMTTSASGLYGNFGQANYSAAKMGLVGLMNTLHLEGAKNGIRVNALAPTALTRMTEDLGLPAQATDLLQPAAVTAGLVYLVSEDAPSRTILGAGAGCYSRTLIYETEGVFLAPSQQTPEQVAIAFERISDTVGQKVYINGSEPVTKQLARATAASAH; encoded by the coding sequence ATGACGATTCGATTCGACAACCGTGTCGCCATCGTGACCGGCGCCGGTAACGGCCTCGGCCGTTCGCACGCGCTGGCCCTGGCGGCCCGTGGCGCCAAGGTGGTAATCAACGATCTGGGCGGTGCACGCGACGGCACCGGGGCAGGGCAAAGCGCAGCAGAGAATGTGGCCCAGGAGATCGTCGCGGCCGGCGGCGAAGCCATCGCTAATCGCGCCAACGTCACCCGCCCCGATGAGGTAGCCGCCATGGTCGCGGCGGCCGTGGAAAAATGGGGCCGCGTCGACATCCTGATCAACAACGCCGGCATTCTGCGTGACAAGTCCTTCGCAAAAATGGAGGTCGAGGACTTCCGCCTCGTGATCGACGTGCACCTCAATGGCGCCGCCATCTGCAGCAAAGCAGTGTGGAGCATCATGCGCGAGCAGGGCTACGGTCGCATCGTCATGACCACCTCGGCCAGTGGCCTCTACGGCAACTTCGGACAGGCCAATTACAGCGCCGCCAAGATGGGCCTGGTCGGTCTGATGAACACGCTGCATCTTGAGGGCGCGAAGAACGGCATTCGTGTCAACGCCCTGGCGCCCACCGCCCTGACGCGCATGACCGAGGACCTGGGTCTCCCCGCCCAGGCGACAGACCTGCTGCAACCGGCCGCAGTCACCGCCGGACTGGTCTACCTGGTCAGCGAAGACGCGCCCTCGCGCACCATCCTCGGCGCTGGCGCAGGTTGCTATTCGCGCACGCTGATCTACGAAACCGAGGGCGTTTTCCTGGCGCCTTCGCAGCAGACGCCGGAGCAGGTTGCCATCGCTTTCGAGCGCATCTCCGATACGGTGGGGCAGAAGGTCTACATCAACGGCTCGGAGCCGGTCACCAAGCAGCTCGCCCGCGCCACTGCGGCGTCGGCGCACTAA
- the rhaI gene encoding L-rhamnose catabolism isomerase: MSFQISAEFIADSNRALEADLARDYEALGLRLARQGIDIEALTQRAQAFALAVPSWGVGTGGTRFARFPGQGEPRGVHEKLEDCYTIQQLSRVTPTVSLHFPWDRPSDVAALREQAVVFGLGFDAVNSNTFQDAAQQPYSYKHGSLTHNNLSVRQQAIEHNIECIRLGQQLGSRALTVWIGDGANFPGQHNLRQALERYLGSMWEIYAKLPDEWLLFIEHKLFEPSFYATTVADWGTSFACANELGPKAKCLVDLGHHAPNTNIEMIVARLVQFKKLAGFHFNDSKYGDDDLDSGSINPFQLFLVFNELVDAELRESGRFQPAYMLDQSHNVTDPIESLIGSAIEVQRAYVQASLVDRRALLGYQSDDDALMSARTLKRAYNTDVTPILDMARLRSGGALDPIACYRASGYRKQKASERPSVAGAGGSGIV; this comes from the coding sequence ATGTCTTTCCAGATTTCCGCCGAATTCATTGCCGATTCGAATCGCGCCCTGGAGGCCGACCTCGCGCGCGACTACGAGGCACTTGGGTTGCGGCTGGCCCGTCAGGGCATCGACATCGAGGCTCTGACCCAGCGGGCACAGGCCTTCGCGCTGGCGGTGCCGAGCTGGGGTGTCGGTACTGGCGGTACGCGCTTTGCACGCTTCCCCGGTCAGGGCGAACCGCGCGGGGTCCACGAGAAGCTCGAGGATTGCTACACGATCCAGCAGCTGTCGCGAGTCACGCCGACCGTGTCCCTGCATTTTCCCTGGGACCGTCCTTCGGACGTCGCAGCCTTGCGCGAGCAGGCGGTGGTCTTCGGTCTGGGATTCGACGCGGTCAACTCCAATACTTTCCAGGATGCGGCGCAGCAACCCTATTCCTATAAGCACGGTAGCCTGACGCACAACAACCTTTCGGTGCGCCAGCAGGCCATCGAGCACAATATCGAGTGTATTCGCCTTGGCCAGCAGCTGGGATCACGCGCACTGACCGTGTGGATCGGCGACGGCGCAAATTTTCCCGGTCAGCACAACCTGCGCCAGGCGCTGGAACGCTATCTCGGCAGCATGTGGGAGATATACGCCAAGCTGCCGGACGAATGGCTGCTGTTCATCGAACACAAGCTGTTCGAGCCTTCGTTCTATGCCACCACAGTCGCCGACTGGGGCACCAGCTTTGCTTGCGCCAACGAATTGGGGCCAAAGGCCAAGTGCCTGGTCGATCTTGGCCACCATGCCCCGAATACGAACATCGAGATGATTGTGGCGCGCCTGGTGCAGTTCAAGAAACTGGCAGGTTTCCATTTCAACGACAGCAAGTATGGTGACGACGACCTCGACTCGGGCAGTATCAATCCTTTTCAGCTGTTCCTGGTTTTCAACGAACTGGTCGATGCGGAATTGCGCGAGAGCGGGCGTTTCCAGCCGGCGTACATGCTGGACCAGTCGCACAATGTGACAGATCCCATCGAGAGCCTGATTGGCAGTGCCATCGAAGTGCAGCGAGCCTACGTGCAGGCCTCGCTGGTGGACCGTCGGGCGCTACTCGGCTACCAGTCGGACGATGACGCGCTGATGTCGGCGCGGACGCTCAAGCGGGCCTACAACACCGACGTCACGCCGATCCTGGACATGGCTCGCCTGCGCAGCGGCGGCGCGCTGGACCCCATCGCCTGCTACCGCGCGTCTGGCTACCGCAAGCAGAAAGCCTCAGAGCGTCCGTCGGTGGCGGGCGCCGGCGGTAGCGGCATCGTCTGA